A single Micromonospora luteifusca DNA region contains:
- a CDS encoding VOC family protein, whose amino-acid sequence MATRLVQINMKAQDDSALGGFWAEVLGWGLSSEGPGVTNLEPEGFVYPDPVAVCIDLIASPEPKTVKNRVHVDLATTSAAHQAEVVARLKDLGATTVDVGQGDVPWTVMADPEGNEFCVLEPRPLYRDTGPIAAVVVDCADPRAMARFWSNAMDWTLHEVSDRRAMLRSAKGVGPYLEFIRTPDVKTGWNRVHLDVRPYPGDDLEAEAARLRTLGATDVDLGDGAVAWKVLADPEGNEFCLLTPA is encoded by the coding sequence GTGGCAACGCGGCTTGTTCAGATCAACATGAAGGCTCAGGACGACTCCGCGCTTGGCGGTTTCTGGGCGGAGGTGCTCGGCTGGGGGCTCTCCAGCGAGGGGCCCGGCGTGACCAACCTCGAACCCGAGGGTTTCGTCTACCCCGACCCCGTCGCCGTCTGCATCGACCTGATCGCCTCGCCGGAACCCAAGACGGTCAAGAACCGCGTGCACGTCGACCTCGCCACCACCTCGGCGGCCCATCAGGCGGAGGTGGTCGCGCGCCTGAAGGATCTCGGCGCGACAACCGTCGACGTCGGCCAGGGCGACGTCCCATGGACGGTCATGGCCGACCCGGAAGGCAACGAGTTCTGCGTGCTGGAGCCCCGACCGCTCTACCGGGACACCGGACCGATCGCCGCGGTAGTGGTCGACTGCGCGGATCCGCGAGCCATGGCGCGCTTCTGGAGCAACGCCATGGACTGGACCCTGCACGAGGTGAGCGACCGCAGGGCGATGCTGCGCTCGGCCAAGGGCGTGGGCCCATATCTGGAGTTCATCCGCACACCCGACGTGAAGACCGGGTGGAACCGCGTCCATCTCGACGTCCGCCCATACCCCGGTGACGACCTGGAGGCCGAGGCGGCCCGACTGCGGACGCTCGGCGCCACCGACGTCGACCTCGGTGATGGCGC
- a CDS encoding helix-turn-helix domain-containing protein: MITESASGGLAGALRTWRTRRRVSQLELAVRAGTTQRHVSFIESGRSNPGRAMIIRLAESMEVPIRERNELLLAAGFAPVYPQRELDDPQLAPIRTALERVLHGHLPYPAVIVDRHGDLVSANAGFDMITRGVDPHLLTPPVSVPRVLLHPRGLAPRIVNLDEWAWHIIGSVQAESVRNPSDRLQRLADELVDLAPPRPRQLSPHHLGFAVPLHLRTSESDNRELRLITTLTHFGTATDVTIAELRLEAFLPADEATSTALAELVRW; encoded by the coding sequence ATGATCACCGAATCCGCGAGTGGCGGCCTCGCGGGCGCGTTGCGCACCTGGCGTACCCGACGACGCGTCAGCCAACTCGAACTGGCGGTGCGGGCCGGCACCACGCAACGGCACGTCAGCTTCATCGAGAGCGGACGCTCAAACCCTGGCCGGGCGATGATCATACGGCTGGCGGAATCGATGGAGGTGCCGATCCGCGAACGTAACGAACTGCTCCTCGCCGCCGGTTTCGCGCCCGTGTACCCGCAGCGCGAACTGGACGACCCTCAACTGGCACCGATCCGAACCGCCCTCGAACGCGTCCTGCACGGCCACCTGCCGTACCCGGCCGTGATCGTCGACCGGCACGGCGACCTCGTCTCCGCCAACGCCGGCTTCGACATGATCACCCGTGGAGTGGACCCACACCTGCTCACCCCACCCGTGAGCGTCCCCCGAGTTCTGCTGCACCCCCGCGGCCTCGCACCCCGCATCGTCAACCTCGATGAATGGGCCTGGCACATCATCGGCAGCGTCCAGGCCGAGAGCGTTCGCAACCCGAGCGACCGGCTCCAGCGCCTCGCCGATGAACTCGTCGACCTGGCACCCCCGCGGCCCCGGCAACTCTCGCCACACCACCTCGGGTTCGCGGTGCCGTTGCACCTGCGCACGAGCGAATCGGACAACCGGGAACTGCGGCTCATCACCACACTCACCCACTTCGGCACGGCCACCGACGTCACCATCGCCGAACTGCGACTGGAAGCATTCCTGCCGGCCGACGAAGCGACCAGCACCGCACTGGCCGAACTCGTCAGGTGGTGA
- a CDS encoding zinc-dependent alcohol dehydrogenase family protein — translation MTATLPPSVRSYRVNSGDGIDGLRLRTDEPRTPGVGEVAVAVHAVSLGFRDLLVLRGQYLLPVKPDVIPVSDGAGQVVAVGPGVQRVRPGDRVTAALFPQWLDGPLKPSYLPQLGGSLDGMLTDIAVLPEQALVPVPEHLSYAEAATLPCAAVTAWNALTGDSPGIQPGHTVLTTGSGGVSLFVVQLAKLLGARVIATTGQAEKEQRLRDLGADEVVNYRAIPDWHIAVRDSTGGRGVDRVVDTAGTLEQSLKSLAINGHVAFVGSLSGDWPPLDPRLLFGVAATVRALAVGSHAQFTKLNEIITAHQLRPVIDRAFPFEEAGAAFRYYESASPFGKVVIEVR, via the coding sequence ATGACTGCGACGCTACCGCCGTCCGTCCGCAGCTACCGTGTCAACAGCGGTGACGGCATCGATGGCCTGAGGTTGCGTACCGACGAACCGCGCACGCCAGGTGTCGGCGAGGTCGCAGTCGCGGTCCACGCCGTCTCGCTCGGCTTCCGCGATCTGCTGGTGCTGCGGGGGCAGTACCTGCTGCCCGTCAAACCGGACGTCATCCCCGTCTCCGACGGTGCCGGGCAGGTCGTCGCCGTGGGGCCAGGTGTCCAACGGGTGCGACCGGGTGATCGGGTCACCGCCGCGCTGTTCCCGCAGTGGCTGGACGGCCCTCTGAAACCGTCTTACCTGCCACAACTGGGAGGCTCCCTCGACGGCATGCTCACCGACATCGCCGTCCTTCCGGAGCAAGCCCTCGTTCCGGTCCCCGAACACCTCTCCTACGCTGAAGCCGCGACGCTGCCGTGTGCTGCCGTCACCGCGTGGAACGCGTTGACCGGGGACAGTCCTGGGATCCAGCCGGGGCACACGGTGCTCACCACCGGCTCGGGCGGCGTATCACTGTTCGTCGTACAACTGGCCAAGCTTCTCGGCGCGAGAGTGATCGCCACGACCGGCCAGGCGGAAAAGGAGCAACGCCTTCGTGACCTCGGCGCTGACGAGGTCGTCAACTATCGCGCCATTCCCGACTGGCATATCGCGGTCCGCGACAGCACCGGTGGGCGAGGGGTCGACCGGGTCGTCGACACCGCCGGAACACTGGAGCAGTCGTTGAAGTCCCTTGCCATCAACGGGCACGTCGCGTTCGTCGGGTCTCTCTCCGGTGACTGGCCACCACTCGACCCTCGCCTGCTGTTCGGTGTCGCCGCGACGGTCCGGGCGTTGGCGGTCGGAAGTCACGCCCAATTCACCAAGCTCAACGAGATCATCACCGCACACCAGCTTCGGCCCGTTATCGACCGAGCGTTCCCGTTCGAGGAGGCCGGCGCGGCGTTCCGGTACTACGAGTCGGCCAGCCCGTTCGGAAAGGTCGTCATCGAAGTCCGATAA
- a CDS encoding endo-1,4-beta-xylanase, whose protein sequence is MIERCHGDTRPQTGSRARTAIVLAAAALLAATSAAFLPGTASAGTTLGASAAEKGRYFGTAVAASKLNDSAYTTILNREFNMVTPENEMKIDATEPQQGRFSYGSADQIVNHARSRGMSVRGHTLAWHSQQPGWMQNMSGSALRQAMLNHVTQVATHFRGQVVAWDVVNEAFADGSSGARRDSNLQRTGNDWIEAAFRAADAADPTAKLCYNDYNTDNWTHAKTQGVYNMVRDFKARGVPIDCVGFQSHFNNDSPYVSNYRTTLSSFAALGVDVQITELDIQGASAATYRSVVEDCLAVARCNGITVWGIRDSDSWRASQTPLLFNSNGSKKPAYDAVLAALNNGTTPPTTGPPTTVPPTTTPPTTAPPTTPPAGGGCTATLQDSTRWGDRFNSQVTVSGASNWTVVVAVTPPQKVSNTWNGSPSWDSSGNVMTMRSNGSGNVFGFTTMANGNWSRPVVRSCTAS, encoded by the coding sequence ATGATCGAGAGGTGCCACGGGGATACCCGTCCACAAACGGGCTCCCGAGCGCGTACGGCGATCGTCCTCGCCGCCGCGGCTCTGCTCGCCGCAACCAGCGCGGCGTTCCTGCCGGGCACGGCGAGCGCCGGTACGACGCTGGGTGCGTCGGCTGCCGAGAAGGGTCGGTATTTCGGTACGGCGGTGGCGGCGTCGAAGTTGAATGACAGTGCGTACACGACGATTTTGAACCGTGAGTTCAACATGGTGACGCCTGAGAACGAGATGAAGATCGATGCTACTGAGCCGCAGCAGGGTCGGTTCAGTTATGGTTCGGCGGATCAGATCGTCAACCATGCGCGTAGTCGTGGGATGAGCGTGCGGGGGCACACGCTGGCGTGGCATTCGCAGCAGCCGGGTTGGATGCAGAACATGAGTGGTAGTGCGTTGCGGCAGGCGATGCTCAACCATGTGACGCAGGTGGCGACGCATTTCCGGGGTCAGGTGGTCGCGTGGGATGTGGTGAACGAGGCGTTCGCTGATGGTAGTTCGGGTGCGCGTCGTGACTCGAATTTGCAGCGGACGGGTAATGACTGGATCGAGGCGGCGTTCCGGGCTGCGGATGCCGCGGATCCGACGGCGAAGCTGTGTTACAACGACTACAACACGGACAACTGGACGCATGCGAAGACGCAGGGCGTCTACAACATGGTGCGTGATTTCAAGGCGCGTGGTGTGCCGATCGATTGTGTGGGTTTCCAGTCGCACTTCAACAACGACTCGCCGTACGTGAGTAACTACCGCACCACGTTGTCGAGTTTCGCGGCGTTGGGGGTGGATGTGCAGATCACCGAGTTGGACATCCAGGGTGCGTCGGCGGCCACGTACCGCAGTGTGGTGGAGGACTGCCTGGCGGTGGCGCGGTGTAACGGGATCACGGTGTGGGGTATCCGTGACAGTGACTCGTGGCGGGCGTCGCAGACTCCGTTGCTGTTCAACAGCAACGGCTCGAAGAAGCCGGCGTACGACGCTGTCCTCGCGGCGCTGAACAACGGCACCACCCCACCGACGACGGGGCCTCCGACGACGGTGCCGCCGACCACGACCCCGCCGACCACGGCTCCGCCCACCACCCCGCCTGCGGGCGGCGGGTGCACCGCGACCCTGCAGGACAGCACCAGGTGGGGCGACCGGTTCAACAGCCAGGTGACCGTCAGCGGGGCGAGCAATTGGACCGTCGTGGTAGCGGTAACCCCACCACAGAAGGTGTCCAACACCTGGAACGGCAGCCCGAGCTGGGACAGCAGCGGGAACGTCATGACCATGCGGTCGAACGGCAGCGGCAACGTCTTCGGCTTCACCACCATGGCCAACGGCAACTGGAGCCGCCCAGTGGTGCGCTCCTGCACCGCGTCCTGA
- a CDS encoding MaoC family dehydratase has translation MRVFSSFEELAAAVGESLGPGPWQRIEQGRVDLFADATDDHQWIHLDPARAAAGPFGGTIAHGYLTLSLLPALAGGLYRVEGVAMGVNYGLNRVRFPAPVRVGASVRATATIADVSPVIGGVQLVAAVTVESDSGGKPVCVAETVSRLYGATGR, from the coding sequence ATGAGAGTCTTCAGCTCGTTCGAGGAGTTGGCGGCCGCGGTCGGCGAGAGCCTCGGGCCCGGTCCGTGGCAGCGCATCGAGCAGGGCCGCGTCGACCTCTTCGCCGACGCCACCGACGACCACCAGTGGATTCATCTCGACCCGGCCCGGGCCGCGGCGGGTCCGTTCGGCGGGACGATCGCCCACGGGTACCTGACGCTGTCGCTGCTGCCGGCGCTGGCCGGCGGGCTCTACCGGGTCGAGGGGGTGGCGATGGGGGTCAACTACGGGCTGAACCGGGTGCGCTTCCCTGCCCCGGTGCGGGTCGGCGCGTCCGTACGGGCCACCGCCACCATCGCCGACGTGTCCCCGGTGATCGGCGGCGTGCAACTGGTCGCGGCGGTCACCGTGGAGAGCGACAGCGGCGGCAAGCCCGTCTGCGTGGCCGAGACGGTCAGCCGGCTCTACGGAGCCACCGGTCGTTGA
- a CDS encoding acyl-CoA dehydrogenase family protein: MELTLSAEQAAVRQLAAEFADRELVPHAAAWDRRESVDPAIVAMLGDLGFLGLTIAEADGGSGGDHVAYCLVLEELGRGDSAVRGIVSVSLGLVAKSIAAQGTAAQRAEWLPRLCAGTALGCFALTEPDSGSDAAALRTRAVRDGADWLLTGTKTFITNGTTADVALVFARTGGPGHRGITAFLVPTDSPGLTRREIHGKLGLRGQATGELRFDEVRVPDTARLGAEGSGFRLALATLAKGRMSVAAGCVGIAQGCLDAAVGYAGQRTQFGKPIAGHQLVQQLLAAIAVDTAAARLLVWQVADLIDRDQPFATEASMAKLFASEAAVRAANNAVQVFGGYGYIDEYPVGKYLRDARVATLYEGTSQIQQLLIGRALTGVNAF, from the coding sequence ATGGAGCTGACCCTCTCCGCCGAGCAGGCCGCGGTCCGCCAGTTGGCGGCGGAGTTCGCCGACCGCGAGCTGGTGCCGCACGCCGCCGCCTGGGACCGGCGCGAGTCGGTCGACCCGGCCATCGTCGCGATGCTTGGCGACCTGGGCTTCCTGGGGCTGACCATTGCCGAGGCCGACGGCGGTTCCGGTGGCGATCACGTCGCGTACTGCCTGGTCCTGGAGGAGCTCGGCCGGGGCGACTCGGCGGTGCGCGGCATCGTCTCGGTCTCTCTCGGCCTGGTCGCGAAGTCGATCGCCGCCCAAGGGACGGCCGCGCAGCGAGCCGAGTGGCTGCCCCGACTCTGCGCCGGCACCGCACTCGGCTGTTTCGCGCTGACCGAGCCGGACAGCGGCTCCGACGCGGCCGCACTGCGGACCCGCGCGGTTCGCGATGGCGCCGACTGGCTGCTCACTGGCACGAAGACGTTCATCACCAACGGCACCACCGCCGACGTCGCACTGGTCTTCGCCCGCACCGGCGGCCCCGGACACCGGGGCATCACCGCGTTCCTGGTGCCCACCGACAGCCCGGGCCTGACCCGCCGGGAGATCCACGGCAAGTTGGGCCTGCGCGGCCAGGCGACCGGCGAGCTTCGCTTCGACGAGGTGCGGGTGCCCGACACCGCCCGGCTCGGCGCCGAGGGCAGCGGGTTCCGGCTCGCCCTGGCGACCCTTGCCAAGGGCCGGATGTCGGTGGCCGCCGGCTGTGTCGGCATCGCCCAGGGCTGCCTCGACGCCGCAGTCGGCTACGCCGGGCAACGGACCCAGTTCGGCAAGCCGATCGCCGGCCACCAGCTCGTCCAACAACTGCTCGCCGCCATCGCGGTGGACACCGCCGCCGCCCGGTTGCTGGTGTGGCAGGTGGCCGACCTGATCGACCGCGACCAGCCGTTCGCGACCGAGGCGTCGATGGCCAAGCTCTTCGCCAGCGAGGCCGCCGTCCGCGCGGCCAACAATGCGGTCCAGGTCTTCGGTGGGTACGGCTACATCGACGAATACCCGGTCGGCAAGTACCTGCGCGACGCCCGGGTCGCCACCCTCTACGAGGGCACCAGCCAGATCCAGCAACTCCTCATCGGACGCGCGCTCACCGGCGTCAACGCCTTCTAG
- a CDS encoding AAA family ATPase produces MVTASRVQLTVLRGRDDEWQAVRSLLDGVTGGGGAVLLHGEPGSGRTALVGHAHRYAEGCTVLAASGLAEEAELPYAGLQRLLDPVLHRAAVLPDEQRRVLRRALAGESCPADRQLTLCMAVLGLLASAAGDRPILVSMDDVDRGDPQTAQVLAFVARRLRHLPVVVLLTADVTVTVDGIPAYRLRPLDEWSSVAVLTDRLPERPAASVMTALAAIGGGNPQALVDLAEVLSPAQCRGEEALPAAPPADGALGRAYRARLDRLPPDTRRVLLLAALDEVGEPGTLIRAAGAAGTEVEALAPAEVAGLVRVEPRGVTFPQPLVRTMIAASAPLAERRAAHRLLAGVLVADGQRLRRAMHLAAATAGADPALATELEEAAAGGVGDWATASAALRWAADLSGHPTQTAARLLAAARYAWAGGQPDMARLLLDRLRAVSRDPVVRGRADLLHGELELRCGGASGASVTLLTAATAVAGTDRALALSGLVRAGEAVCFAGDQYRYAEVGRRALALRRPTDPPAMELMGCLVAGVAATLRGDHERAGPALRRAVVLGGRLTGPALTPTALNSAAAAGLVVAVDGAAHRLAERAVGLARERSELSVLSRALELRAVAEYWLGRHEAAAETSRDGLRVARASGQVNCANVHLGMLAVLAAIRADRDTSLRHLREIGESPTPGSRPHAFAGWALAVLDLIDGRHAEAADRLASLARLGTGRGQVLVQVMATPYLVEAAAHLAHRPAATAALAVFDRWASSTASPLRRALSARCHALLAPRGGAEAERDFQTALRLHPAEAGTFERARTELLFGQELRRSRRPRDARTHLHQAREMFSLLGVACWAEQATTELRAAGESVGPPDLPAARLLTGQQLRIAELVVEGATNREIAARMFLSTRTVDHHLRNVFHRLGIRSRTELARAFTTERHAGLASDR; encoded by the coding sequence ATGGTTACTGCATCAAGAGTGCAACTAACCGTGCTGCGTGGCCGGGACGATGAGTGGCAGGCTGTCCGGAGTCTGCTCGACGGGGTGACCGGCGGCGGTGGGGCCGTGCTGCTGCACGGCGAGCCGGGCTCGGGCCGGACCGCGCTGGTCGGCCACGCCCACCGGTACGCCGAGGGTTGCACCGTGCTCGCCGCGAGCGGACTGGCCGAGGAGGCCGAACTGCCGTACGCCGGCCTGCAACGCCTGCTCGACCCGGTGCTCCACCGTGCCGCCGTCCTGCCGGACGAGCAGCGCCGGGTGCTGCGGCGCGCGCTTGCCGGAGAGAGTTGCCCGGCCGACCGCCAGCTGACGTTGTGCATGGCGGTCCTCGGGTTGCTCGCCAGCGCCGCCGGGGACCGTCCGATCCTCGTCAGCATGGACGACGTCGACCGGGGTGATCCGCAGACCGCACAGGTGCTGGCCTTCGTGGCCCGCCGGCTGCGACACCTACCGGTTGTCGTCCTGCTCACCGCGGACGTCACCGTCACGGTCGACGGGATACCGGCGTACCGGCTCCGGCCGCTCGACGAGTGGAGCAGCGTCGCCGTCCTCACCGACCGCCTGCCCGAGCGGCCTGCCGCGTCGGTGATGACCGCGCTGGCCGCGATCGGCGGCGGCAACCCGCAGGCCCTGGTGGACCTCGCCGAGGTGCTCAGCCCGGCCCAGTGCCGGGGGGAGGAGGCGCTGCCCGCCGCGCCGCCGGCGGACGGTGCGCTGGGCCGTGCGTACCGGGCCCGCCTGGACCGGTTGCCGCCGGACACCCGGCGGGTGCTGCTGCTCGCCGCGCTCGACGAGGTCGGTGAGCCGGGCACCCTGATCCGGGCCGCGGGGGCGGCCGGCACCGAGGTCGAGGCGCTCGCCCCGGCGGAGGTCGCCGGCCTGGTCCGCGTCGAACCGCGGGGCGTCACCTTCCCCCAGCCGTTGGTCCGCACGATGATCGCGGCCAGCGCGCCACTCGCCGAGCGCCGCGCGGCGCACCGACTACTCGCCGGGGTGCTGGTCGCGGACGGGCAGCGGTTGCGCCGGGCCATGCACCTCGCCGCCGCGACGGCCGGCGCCGATCCGGCCCTCGCCACCGAGCTGGAAGAGGCAGCGGCCGGCGGGGTCGGCGACTGGGCCACCGCCTCGGCGGCGCTGCGTTGGGCCGCGGACCTCAGCGGGCATCCCACCCAGACGGCCGCCCGCCTGCTGGCCGCGGCTCGTTATGCCTGGGCCGGGGGCCAACCCGACATGGCCCGACTGCTGCTCGACCGCCTCCGCGCCGTCTCCAGGGACCCGGTCGTCCGGGGCCGCGCCGACCTGCTGCACGGTGAGTTGGAGCTGCGCTGCGGCGGCGCGTCCGGAGCGTCTGTCACGTTGCTGACCGCCGCCACGGCGGTGGCTGGTACCGACCGCGCTCTGGCGCTGTCCGGGCTGGTGCGGGCCGGCGAGGCCGTCTGCTTCGCCGGTGACCAGTACCGGTACGCCGAGGTCGGCCGTCGGGCGCTGGCGTTGCGGCGACCGACCGACCCGCCGGCCATGGAGTTGATGGGCTGTCTGGTCGCCGGGGTGGCGGCGACCCTGCGGGGTGACCATGAGCGGGCCGGCCCCGCGCTGCGTCGCGCCGTCGTGCTGGGCGGCCGGTTGACCGGGCCGGCGCTGACCCCCACCGCGCTCAACTCCGCGGCGGCGGCGGGCCTGGTGGTGGCCGTGGACGGTGCGGCCCACCGGCTCGCCGAACGCGCTGTCGGATTGGCCCGGGAGCGGAGCGAGTTGTCCGTGCTGTCCCGGGCGCTGGAGTTGCGGGCGGTCGCCGAGTACTGGCTGGGCCGGCACGAGGCGGCGGCGGAAACTTCCCGCGACGGGCTACGGGTCGCCCGCGCCTCGGGTCAGGTCAACTGCGCCAACGTCCATCTGGGCATGCTCGCCGTGCTCGCCGCGATCCGGGCCGACCGCGACACCAGCCTGCGACACCTCCGTGAGATCGGCGAGTCACCGACGCCGGGCAGCCGTCCGCACGCGTTCGCCGGGTGGGCCCTGGCGGTGCTCGACCTCATCGACGGCCGGCACGCCGAGGCGGCGGACCGGCTGGCCTCGCTGGCCCGGCTCGGCACCGGTCGAGGTCAGGTCCTCGTGCAGGTGATGGCGACCCCCTATCTGGTGGAGGCGGCGGCTCACCTGGCGCACCGACCGGCGGCAACGGCAGCGCTCGCCGTCTTCGACCGCTGGGCCAGCAGCACCGCGAGCCCGTTGCGCCGGGCCCTGTCCGCCCGGTGCCACGCGCTGCTCGCACCGCGGGGCGGCGCCGAGGCGGAACGGGATTTCCAGACGGCGTTGCGGTTGCACCCGGCGGAGGCCGGCACGTTCGAGCGGGCCCGCACCGAGCTGCTCTTCGGTCAGGAGCTGCGGCGCAGCCGACGCCCTCGGGATGCGCGTACCCACCTGCACCAGGCCCGCGAGATGTTCAGCCTGCTCGGGGTGGCGTGCTGGGCTGAGCAGGCCACCACGGAGCTGCGTGCGGCCGGGGAGTCGGTCGGTCCGCCGGACCTGCCGGCGGCGCGACTGTTGACCGGCCAGCAACTGCGGATCGCCGAGCTGGTCGTGGAGGGAGCCACCAACCGGGAGATCGCCGCCCGGATGTTCCTGTCCACCCGTACGGTCGACCACCACCTGCGCAACGTGTTCCACCGACTTGGCATCCGCTCGCGCACCGAGCTGGCCCGCGCGTTCACCACCGAGCGGCACGCCGGGTTGGCCTCCGACCGGTGA
- a CDS encoding TetR/AcrR family transcriptional regulator: MDGVEVAGRIDGRTARAERTRVAIVEAHLALISEGDLRPTGERIAERAGISLRTLWTNFKDMETLFEASGAEVLRQQDAAYRPISPGLPLAKRVDAYCRQRARLLQLITPSARAAQMREPVSDQLHRNRLKHIDRVRDEVEELFAVELTQAGQGREQLLNALVAASMWPAWSMLRYGLGLGVDQARAVMTRTVGALLAEVAVD, from the coding sequence ATGGACGGGGTCGAGGTCGCGGGCCGGATCGACGGGCGCACCGCCCGGGCCGAGCGCACCCGCGTGGCCATCGTCGAGGCGCATCTCGCGCTCATCTCCGAGGGCGACCTCCGCCCGACCGGGGAACGCATCGCCGAACGGGCCGGCATCTCGCTGCGGACGCTCTGGACCAACTTCAAGGACATGGAGACGCTCTTCGAGGCGAGCGGCGCGGAGGTGCTCCGCCAGCAGGACGCCGCCTACCGGCCGATCTCACCGGGGCTGCCGCTGGCCAAGCGGGTCGACGCGTACTGCCGGCAACGGGCCCGGCTGCTCCAGCTCATCACACCGTCGGCGCGGGCCGCCCAGATGCGCGAGCCGGTCTCCGACCAACTGCACCGCAACCGCCTCAAGCACATCGACCGGGTGCGTGACGAGGTCGAAGAACTCTTCGCCGTCGAGCTGACCCAGGCCGGCCAGGGGCGGGAGCAACTGCTCAACGCCCTCGTGGCCGCGAGCATGTGGCCGGCCTGGTCGATGCTGCGCTACGGCCTCGGGCTCGGCGTGGATCAGGCCCGCGCGGTGATGACCCGCACCGTGGGCGCCCTGCTCGCCGAGGTCGCGGTCGACTGA
- a CDS encoding SDR family oxidoreductase: MDAYKGRLVDRVAIVTGASRGIGLAIAQRLVAEGARVGLTARRPEALADAVAALGGPEYAIAVPGRADDPEHRAAAVQQVGAAFGPVDLLVNNTGINPVHGPLVGLDLAAARKILDVNVVAALGWVQEVCAAGMAERGGCVVNVSSISALGPSPGIAFYGVSKAALNLLTASLAVELGPAIRVNAVAPGVVKTRFAAALYEGREDEVAARYPLGRLGLPPDVAGAVAFLASDDAGWITGQTIVCDGGVSLSGRAG, encoded by the coding sequence GTGGATGCATATAAGGGCCGCCTCGTTGATCGTGTCGCCATCGTCACCGGCGCCAGTCGAGGCATCGGCCTGGCCATCGCCCAACGCCTCGTTGCCGAAGGCGCCCGGGTCGGTCTGACCGCCCGACGTCCCGAGGCGCTGGCCGATGCGGTTGCCGCCCTGGGCGGGCCGGAGTACGCCATCGCCGTGCCCGGGCGCGCCGACGACCCCGAGCACCGAGCTGCCGCCGTGCAACAGGTCGGTGCGGCGTTCGGGCCGGTGGACCTCCTGGTCAACAACACCGGCATCAACCCGGTGCACGGCCCGCTGGTCGGGCTGGACCTGGCGGCGGCACGCAAGATCCTCGACGTGAACGTGGTCGCCGCGCTCGGCTGGGTGCAGGAGGTCTGCGCCGCCGGCATGGCCGAGCGCGGTGGCTGCGTCGTCAACGTCTCGTCGATCTCCGCGCTCGGACCGTCGCCCGGCATCGCCTTCTACGGGGTGAGCAAGGCCGCGCTCAACCTGCTCACCGCCAGTCTCGCCGTGGAGTTGGGTCCGGCGATCCGGGTCAACGCGGTCGCCCCCGGCGTGGTGAAGACCCGCTTCGCCGCCGCCCTCTACGAGGGCCGGGAGGACGAGGTCGCGGCGCGGTACCCGCTCGGTCGCCTCGGTCTGCCGCCGGACGTGGCGGGCGCGGTCGCCTTCCTGGCCTCCGACGACGCCGGCTGGATCACCGGGCAGACCATCGTCTGCGACGGGGGCGTCTCGCTGTCCGGCCGGGCCGGATGA